In Candidatus Methanomethylophilus alvi Mx1201, a genomic segment contains:
- a CDS encoding exonuclease domain-containing protein has product MFEDFDLFHENIISIRIDVSPMSEDPLTSYIKNGSERCQLALTDHSYRTKHQRESKDNAVVQINFELGALGDAVLRLALTQILYHEGREKLIEERARYESDRVLVERVTPYYRLRDVLRYDDTNKDKMHGYDYFEYSGEGDHPQKFLATAMEALLGAYFLDHRESISEVIPIVRNWMSVIDKDYVCIDTERSTGGNDRSLPIEERKCSIIEIAAIKVVDGRPEEKYWDVQLIPGRCFDSYALNVLHRDPDRYAKGKDPETALAELIKFVGHLPVLGCDFVDKDLYYINEHLECFKHDKWKPDVIELQNRCGKTKLEYMCQRFGISFIQTHSAIDDARVTVECFESLNSKGI; this is encoded by the coding sequence TTGTTCGAGGATTTCGACCTATTCCACGAAAATATTATCTCAATCCGTATCGATGTTTCGCCCATGTCCGAAGATCCCCTGACGTCATACATCAAAAACGGAAGCGAAAGGTGTCAGCTCGCATTGACCGATCATTCGTACCGCACCAAACATCAGCGGGAGTCCAAAGACAATGCAGTGGTTCAGATCAACTTCGAGTTAGGGGCATTAGGGGATGCAGTCCTGCGTCTGGCACTGACCCAGATCCTCTATCATGAAGGCAGGGAGAAACTTATAGAGGAACGTGCGAGATACGAGTCCGATAGAGTTCTTGTCGAGAGAGTCACCCCTTATTACAGGCTGAGGGATGTATTACGTTACGACGATACGAACAAGGATAAGATGCATGGTTATGACTATTTTGAATACTCTGGTGAAGGCGATCATCCGCAGAAGTTCCTCGCTACCGCGATGGAGGCACTACTGGGAGCATACTTCCTCGACCACAGAGAATCGATATCTGAAGTGATTCCGATTGTCAGGAACTGGATGTCGGTCATCGACAAGGACTATGTATGCATCGATACGGAACGCAGCACAGGCGGTAATGACAGGTCGCTACCCATAGAAGAACGGAAATGTTCCATAATCGAGATTGCCGCAATCAAGGTTGTAGACGGTCGGCCAGAAGAGAAATACTGGGATGTGCAACTGATTCCGGGCCGTTGTTTTGATTCCTACGCATTAAATGTTCTGCATAGAGATCCCGACAGATATGCCAAAGGAAAGGATCCCGAAACGGCTTTGGCTGAGCTGATCAAATTTGTCGGTCATCTGCCTGTCCTTGGTTGCGATTTCGTCGACAAAGATCTGTACTACATCAACGAGCATCTCGAATGTTTCAAACACGACAAGTGGAAACCGGATGTCATCGAGTTACAGAACAGGTGCGGTAAAACCAAACTTGAATACATGTGCCAGAGGTTCGGTATCAGCTTCATTCAGACACATTCTGCGATTGATGATGCACGTGTAACCGTCGAATGTTTCGAGAGTTTGAATAGTAAGGGTATTTGA
- a CDS encoding group II intron maturase-specific domain-containing protein, with protein MGTEAVKKLLSTFLKERGLELSEEKTLITHIDDGFDFLGWNFRKHRNQGRRILIIRSSNKSLQSMKASIKETVLVKGKAKGQDELIRELNPKIRGWCNYHKSAMSSRTFCYLDSRLFQTLYRWGLRKHRKKGKRWVKDRYWHQRGSRKWTFCSDKEELFGPMDVKIKHHVKVIGTKNPYIDTEYFHDKQNNRKYERGYIGIRVSLCKSPGNNGLSLA; from the coding sequence TTGGGAACGGAAGCGGTCAAGAAACTGCTCTCCACATTCCTCAAGGAAAGAGGATTGGAACTGTCCGAGGAGAAGACCCTCATCACCCACATAGACGATGGGTTCGATTTCCTCGGATGGAACTTCAGGAAACATCGCAATCAAGGAAGGAGGATACTCATAATCAGATCTTCGAACAAATCCCTGCAATCGATGAAGGCCTCGATCAAGGAGACCGTATTGGTGAAGGGAAAGGCGAAGGGTCAGGATGAGTTGATCCGTGAACTGAATCCGAAGATTCGCGGATGGTGCAACTACCACAAATCAGCCATGTCCTCCAGGACATTCTGCTATCTCGATTCCCGTCTGTTCCAGACACTGTACAGATGGGGACTGAGGAAACACAGGAAGAAAGGGAAGAGATGGGTGAAGGACAGGTATTGGCACCAGAGAGGAAGCAGGAAATGGACGTTCTGTTCCGACAAGGAAGAGCTATTCGGACCGATGGATGTGAAGATAAAACACCACGTGAAGGTAATCGGTACGAAGAATCCCTACATCGACACGGAATACTTCCACGACAAACAGAATAACAGGAAGTATGAACGCGGGTATATAGGGATAAGAGTTTCGCTATGTAAGTCGCCCGGTAACAATGGGTTGTCGTTGGCTTGA